From one Meles meles chromosome 18, mMelMel3.1 paternal haplotype, whole genome shotgun sequence genomic stretch:
- the CD300E gene encoding CMRF35-like molecule 2 yields the protein MWLSPVLLLLCLSGSLSLTGPSSVTGTLGGSLCVQCRYEEVYQRYNKYWCRGHYDATCEKIVETKGEEREERSGRVSIRDHADILTFIVTMENLTADDAGSYWCRIQTIWLLDVWSRDPSFHVNVFVSTGVTIPRRTTCQAVPAAFPGLSTKQNLSTEEPLTCCSGSLLSSVHFLLLVFLKLPLFLTLVGAVLWVNRPPRGCGGIKPKEDNPQCSAPSPGRPCPGT from the exons ATGTGGCTGTCCCCAGTTctgctccttctctgcctctcag GCTCTTTGTCCCTGACGGGCCCCAGCTCTGTGAcgggcaccttgggtggctctCTGTGTGTGCAGTGTCGGTACGAGGAGGTATACCAGAGGTATAACAAATACTGGTGCCGAGGACATTATGACGCAACATGTGAGAAGATTGTGGAGaccaagggagaagagagagaagagaggagtggGCGTGTGTCCATCAGAGACCATGCTGATATCCTTACCTTTATAGTGACCATGGAGAACCTCACTGCAGACGATGCTGGATCCTACTGGTGTAGAATTCAGACAATATGGCTCCTGGATGTGTGGTCACGTGACCCTTCATTCCACGTTAACGTGTTTGTTTCCACAG GTGTCACCATTCCTC GGAGGACCACATGTCAAGCGGTACCTGCTGCCTTTCCAGGGCTGAGCACCAAGCAGAACCTCAGCACGGAGGAGCCGTTGACCTGCTGTTCAGG gtccttgctcagcagtgtCCACTTCCTGCTCCTGGTCTTCCTGAAGCTTCCCCTGTTCCTGACATTGGTCGGTGCCGTCCTGTGGGTGAACAGGCCTCCGAGGGGCTGTGGAGGAATTAAGCCGAAGGAAGATAATCCACAATGTAGTGCACCGTCCCCAGgaaggccctgtccgggaacgtaG